From a region of the Chitinophaga caseinilytica genome:
- a CDS encoding DUF2279 domain-containing protein, whose translation MLALSAGTVAVSAGSMLVLNEYWYKGFPRRQFHFYNDAGEWLQMDKAGHVFTTYFFAKYSRELWRWTGLPRKKQIWYGGLSGLAYQSVIEVLDGGSANWGFSWSDMAANTLGAAAMVSQELLWNEQRVQLKFSWSPNRYPDPVLQRRANDIYGVNLLERMLKDYNGQTYWASVNLSRFFPESRLPKWLNISFGYGADGLFDAYENVWDVAEGHQADYSHIRRVRQFYLSADIDLTRIPTRRKGIKVLLQALNMIKIPAPALELTSAGRFRAHAIQF comes from the coding sequence ATGCTAGCCCTCAGCGCGGGTACCGTTGCTGTATCTGCGGGCTCCATGCTGGTACTGAACGAGTATTGGTACAAAGGATTTCCGCGGCGGCAGTTCCATTTCTATAACGATGCCGGCGAATGGCTCCAGATGGACAAAGCCGGCCATGTTTTCACCACTTATTTCTTTGCCAAATATAGCCGTGAACTGTGGCGCTGGACCGGCCTGCCGCGCAAAAAGCAGATCTGGTACGGAGGCCTCAGCGGGCTGGCATACCAGTCGGTGATCGAGGTGCTGGACGGGGGCTCGGCGAACTGGGGGTTTTCGTGGTCAGACATGGCCGCCAATACGCTCGGCGCCGCGGCGATGGTAAGCCAGGAATTGTTGTGGAACGAACAGCGCGTGCAGCTGAAGTTTTCCTGGTCGCCCAATCGTTATCCCGACCCTGTGCTGCAGCGGCGCGCCAACGATATTTACGGGGTGAACCTGCTGGAAAGGATGTTAAAAGACTATAACGGACAAACCTATTGGGCGTCCGTGAACCTGTCGCGCTTTTTCCCGGAGTCGCGCTTGCCGAAATGGCTCAATATTTCGTTCGGGTACGGTGCGGACGGGCTGTTTGACGCATACGAAAATGTGTGGGACGTTGCGGAAGGGCACCAGGCCGATTATTCCCACATCCGGCGGGTGCGCCAGTTTTATCTTTCGGCCGATATCGACCTCACGCGCATCCCTACACGGCGCAAAGGCATCAAAGTGCTGTTGCAGGCGCTTAATATGATCAAAATACCCGCTCCTGCGCTGGAACTCACCAGTGCCGGCAGGTTCAGGGCGCATGCCATTCAATTCTAA
- a CDS encoding (Fe-S)-binding protein has product MFRNPLVAVLHFFVYAGFVIINLEILEIMIDGLAGTHRIFAPVLGPVYPVLIGCFEILAVLVAVSCAIFLIRRNILKLKRFISHDLDGWPRSDANYILITEIVLMLLFLTMNTADGVLQSRGAAHYTETGSFWVTGMFQPLFEGFSDSTLVGIERGAWWLHILGILAFLNYLPWSKHLHIILAFPNAYFARLEPNGKMENMPAIQQEVLYAMQPELAPTDASAAEVPKFGAKDVQDLTWKNLLDAFSCTECGRCSAACPATQTGKALSPRLIMMKTRDRAEAAGRGEADKTLLRDYITEEELRACTSCGACVQECPVSINPLDIIFQMRRHLVMEESSAPQEWTLMFSNIENNMAPWKSSPDERDAWIHA; this is encoded by the coding sequence ATGTTCCGCAACCCCTTGGTGGCCGTGCTGCACTTCTTCGTGTATGCGGGCTTCGTGATCATCAACCTCGAGATCCTGGAGATCATGATCGACGGGCTGGCGGGCACGCACCGCATCTTTGCGCCGGTGCTCGGGCCTGTTTACCCGGTGCTGATCGGCTGCTTCGAAATACTGGCGGTACTCGTGGCGGTTTCCTGCGCCATTTTCCTCATCCGCCGCAACATCCTGAAACTGAAACGGTTCATCAGCCACGACCTCGACGGGTGGCCGCGGTCGGACGCCAATTACATCCTCATCACCGAGATCGTGCTCATGCTGTTGTTCCTCACCATGAACACGGCCGATGGGGTATTACAATCGCGCGGAGCGGCGCATTATACGGAAACCGGCAGTTTTTGGGTGACGGGGATGTTCCAGCCCCTGTTCGAAGGATTCTCCGATTCCACACTGGTGGGCATCGAGCGGGGGGCCTGGTGGCTCCACATTCTCGGGATCCTCGCTTTCCTGAACTACCTGCCCTGGTCCAAGCACCTGCACATCATCCTCGCTTTCCCCAACGCCTATTTTGCGCGGCTGGAGCCGAACGGGAAGATGGAAAATATGCCCGCCATCCAGCAGGAAGTATTGTACGCCATGCAACCCGAACTGGCCCCTACCGACGCTTCGGCGGCGGAAGTGCCGAAATTCGGCGCCAAAGACGTGCAAGACCTCACCTGGAAAAACCTCCTCGACGCGTTTTCCTGCACGGAATGCGGCCGGTGCTCGGCAGCCTGTCCCGCCACGCAAACCGGCAAAGCCCTTTCCCCGCGCCTCATCATGATGAAAACGCGCGACCGTGCCGAAGCGGCGGGCCGCGGCGAAGCCGATAAAACGCTCCTGCGCGATTATATCACCGAAGAAGAGCTCCGCGCCTGCACCAGCTGCGGCGCCTGCGTACAGGAATGCCCGGTGAGCATCAACCCGCTGGATATCATCTTCCAGATGCGGAGGCACCTGGTGATGGAGGAATCCAGCGCACCGCAGGAATGGACCCTCATGTTCTCCAATATCGAAAACAACATGGCACCCTGGAAATCGTCGCCCGACGAAAGGGACGCCTGGATACACGCTTAA
- a CDS encoding phospho-sugar mutase → MDANILSKAEQWLHGGYDADTVSTVEKLIKENPDEITDAFYRNLEFGTGGLRGIMGVGTNRMNKYTVGMATQGFANYLNQSFPEGVKIAIAHDSRNNSRFFAEVAANVMAANGIKVYLFESLRPTPELSFAIRHLGCQGGIVLTASHNPREYNGYKAYWNDGAQLVPPHDKNVIAEVEKISGIGEVKWTGWEQNITLIGKEIDEAYLDMLKSLSVYPEIVAKQHDLKIVYTPIHGTGITLVPEILQRFGFTNVHIVEEQAKPDGNFPTVVYPNPEEAEAMSIGLKKAAAIDADILLGTDPDSDRVGIAVKDHTGKWILLNGNQTAVLLFNYIVEGRKRKGLSKPNDYICKTIVTSDLIDVFAASNQITCYNTLTGFKWIADLIRRKEGSENFVCGGEESYGYMIGDNVRDKDAIASVAMICEMAAYAKNEGRSLYEQLIDIYLRYGFYKESLISITKKGMKGAEEIAAMMTRYRENPPAVINGSNVVKIFDYQLQHVTTLASGEKTPLDLPKSNVLQFLLEDGSRISARPSGTEPKIKFYFSVHESLDSVADLERVEQALDAKVTNIINDMQL, encoded by the coding sequence ATGGACGCAAACATTCTCAGCAAGGCAGAACAGTGGCTTCACGGAGGCTATGATGCTGACACCGTATCGACTGTTGAAAAACTCATCAAGGAAAACCCGGACGAGATCACCGACGCATTTTACCGTAACCTGGAATTCGGCACCGGTGGCCTCCGCGGCATCATGGGCGTAGGTACCAACCGCATGAACAAGTACACCGTGGGCATGGCCACCCAGGGCTTCGCCAATTACCTGAACCAGTCTTTCCCCGAAGGCGTGAAAATCGCCATCGCGCACGACAGCCGCAACAACAGCCGCTTTTTCGCGGAAGTGGCGGCCAACGTCATGGCCGCCAACGGGATCAAGGTATATCTCTTCGAAAGCCTCCGGCCTACTCCCGAGCTTTCGTTCGCCATCCGCCACCTGGGCTGCCAGGGCGGCATCGTGCTCACCGCTTCCCACAACCCGCGGGAATACAATGGGTATAAGGCTTATTGGAACGACGGCGCCCAACTGGTACCGCCCCACGATAAAAACGTGATCGCCGAAGTGGAAAAAATCTCCGGCATCGGCGAAGTGAAATGGACAGGCTGGGAACAGAACATCACGCTCATCGGCAAAGAGATCGACGAAGCGTACCTCGACATGCTCAAAAGCCTCAGCGTATATCCTGAAATAGTGGCCAAACAGCACGATCTCAAGATCGTCTACACCCCCATCCACGGCACCGGCATCACCCTCGTCCCCGAGATCCTCCAGCGCTTCGGGTTCACCAACGTACATATCGTGGAAGAACAGGCCAAGCCCGACGGTAACTTCCCGACCGTGGTATATCCCAATCCGGAAGAAGCGGAAGCCATGAGCATCGGCCTGAAAAAAGCCGCTGCCATCGATGCAGACATCCTGCTGGGTACCGACCCCGATTCCGACCGCGTCGGCATCGCCGTCAAAGACCACACCGGCAAATGGATCCTGCTCAACGGCAACCAGACCGCCGTGCTGCTCTTCAATTACATCGTGGAAGGGCGCAAGCGCAAAGGGCTGTCCAAACCCAACGACTACATCTGCAAAACCATCGTTACGTCTGACCTGATCGACGTATTCGCCGCCAGCAACCAGATCACCTGCTATAATACCCTCACCGGCTTCAAATGGATCGCCGACCTCATCCGCAGAAAGGAAGGCTCGGAAAATTTCGTGTGCGGCGGCGAGGAATCGTACGGTTATATGATCGGCGACAATGTGCGCGACAAAGACGCCATCGCTTCCGTAGCCATGATCTGCGAAATGGCAGCTTATGCGAAGAACGAAGGCCGCTCGCTGTACGAACAGCTCATCGATATCTATCTCCGTTACGGATTTTACAAGGAATCGCTCATCAGCATCACCAAAAAAGGGATGAAAGGCGCCGAAGAAATTGCCGCCATGATGACGCGCTACCGCGAAAATCCGCCGGCCGTGATCAACGGCTCCAACGTGGTGAAGATTTTCGACTACCAACTGCAACACGTGACCACGCTGGCTTCCGGCGAGAAAACACCGCTCGACCTGCCGAAATCCAACGTACTGCAATTCCTCCTGGAAGACGGCAGCCGTATTTCGGCACGCCCTTCCGGTACGGAACCGAAAATCAAATTCTATTTCAGCGTGCATGAATCGCTGGACAGCGTTGCCGACCTGGAAAGAGTGGAACAGGCCCTCGACGCGAAGGTGACCAATATCATTAACGACATGCAATTGTAA
- a CDS encoding phosphoribosyltransferase family protein, translating into MENRNVILTGEVIEKKIERIAYEIYEHNYDEPSIILAGIWDRGSLITQKIADHLRRIAPFDVEVMEIRLDKLSPGEVTLSKTIDFSGKVIVVIDDVANSGRTMLYAIKPFLAYLPKKIQTAVLVDRRHKSFPLSVDFVGYSLATTPQNMVMVDVEGEEITSAYLV; encoded by the coding sequence ATGGAAAATCGGAACGTCATCCTCACCGGGGAAGTAATTGAAAAGAAGATCGAGCGGATCGCGTATGAAATCTACGAGCACAATTACGACGAGCCCTCCATCATCCTCGCGGGCATCTGGGACCGGGGCTCGCTCATCACCCAAAAGATCGCCGACCACCTCCGCCGCATCGCCCCGTTCGATGTGGAAGTAATGGAAATCCGCCTCGATAAGCTGTCGCCCGGCGAAGTAACCCTGTCCAAAACGATCGATTTCAGCGGGAAAGTCATCGTCGTGATCGACGACGTGGCCAATTCCGGCCGCACCATGCTGTACGCCATCAAGCCCTTCCTCGCTTATCTCCCTAAAAAAATACAGACAGCCGTGCTGGTAGACCGCCGGCATAAATCCTTCCCGCTGTCGGTCGACTTCGTCGGATACAGCCTGGCCACTACGCCGCAGAATATGGTAATGGTGGATGTGGAAGGGGAGGAGATCACTTCCGCCTACCTGGTGTAA
- a CDS encoding protein-L-isoaspartate(D-aspartate) O-methyltransferase, with protein MRRYEDNYKQKGLRRQLVDNIRKKGITDENVLAAINNIPRHYFLDTAFEGIAYEDRAFPIGEGQTISQPYTVAYQSQLLEVKPFEKILEIGTGSAYQACVLGELKANVYTIERQKKLFDLVKSFPFKSKYPTLRFFYGDGYEGLPTYAPFDKVLVTAAAPQIPEKLLKQLKIGGKMVIPVGGGDVQRMLRITKVAEDQFEEEIFDNFSFVPMLAGKNS; from the coding sequence ATGAGGCGGTACGAAGACAACTACAAACAAAAAGGACTACGCAGACAATTGGTTGACAACATCAGAAAGAAAGGTATTACGGACGAGAACGTACTGGCGGCCATCAACAACATCCCCCGGCATTATTTCCTGGACACCGCGTTCGAAGGGATCGCGTATGAAGACAGGGCATTCCCGATCGGGGAAGGGCAAACGATCTCGCAGCCCTATACGGTGGCTTACCAGTCGCAACTCCTGGAAGTAAAACCCTTTGAGAAGATCCTCGAGATCGGCACCGGAAGCGCCTACCAGGCCTGTGTGCTGGGAGAACTGAAAGCGAACGTCTACACCATCGAACGGCAGAAAAAACTGTTCGACCTGGTGAAATCATTTCCCTTCAAATCAAAATATCCCACCCTCCGGTTTTTTTATGGGGACGGATATGAAGGGTTGCCCACCTATGCCCCGTTCGACAAAGTGCTCGTAACGGCGGCGGCTCCACAAATCCCCGAAAAACTGCTCAAACAGCTCAAGATCGGCGGCAAAATGGTGATCCCCGTCGGCGGCGGCGATGTGCAGCGCATGTTGCGCATCACCAAAGTGGCGGAAGACCAGTTCGAGGAAGAGATTTTCGACAATTTCTCCTTCGTGCCCATGCTGGCCGGCAAAAACAGTTGA
- a CDS encoding TonB-dependent receptor domain-containing protein, which yields MKKVYVLLAGLFLFQLQSIAQAPPAGGRPAGAGGQQRPGGQAPAIGQIYGKLIDAKTKQPVEYASVALLRQRDSSVVTGMLSKGNGDFSLDNVAFGPYIIRVNFMGYTTLFKKVTVTPQTMAQDLGNIRLEPNVKALSEVEVTGQRSAFQMAIDKKVFNVDRNLTSVGGTATDVLKSVPSVNVDIDGNVQVRNSSPNIFVDGKPSTLTLDQIPADAIESVELITNPSARYDAEGMSGIINIVLKKNKKAGFNGQIQGGIGTNDKYNLGGNIAARQGKWNVSANYNLNMNRNWGEGITERENFATATTPQSFINQTSDSYGGGKFQFGRIGVDYFLDNRNTLSLSQNIVGGSFKNHDELGSQYLNENKGLTSRNNRITDSKFGFNNYTTTLGFKHLFAEPNKELTADVSMNKSKNDRSGGFATYPQNLAGEPAGDPYIQSNSGNGNTDFYSFQADYVDPMGKTGKFETGLKGTFRNYKSIYDVFENGQHADALSNDYKYKEQIYGAYVNYSNTVKNFGYQLGLRAEQYVYSGEIPSENKEFKPTKAVPGLFPSAYFSYKLPKEQELQLNYSRRVNRPNFFQLVPYRDFSDPLNHREGNPNLKPEYTNSLEFSYMKQWNNHNILGSLYYRNTNNLISTLNTPISAGNDTLLTTFVNANKNFSYGAEITVKNQIVKGWDITTNVNLYQTELQVHNDKESYTNRGFSWLAKINSETKLPYNFTFQVTANYQAPAITIPQGSGGGGGGGRGGGGPMGMIPTSAQGTIKGLSAVDLALKKDFLKNRAASVTLALSDVFNTRQFELDQSSMFFSQYMLRKRESRILRLNFSYRFGKMDTNLFKRRNNRSSAEGMQMEGGQGGF from the coding sequence ATGAAAAAAGTATACGTCCTCCTCGCAGGTCTGTTCCTTTTCCAGCTTCAATCCATTGCCCAGGCCCCTCCCGCCGGCGGTCGCCCCGCAGGCGCAGGCGGCCAGCAACGACCCGGCGGCCAGGCACCCGCCATCGGCCAGATTTACGGCAAACTGATAGACGCCAAAACGAAACAACCCGTCGAATATGCATCCGTGGCGCTCCTCCGCCAGCGCGACTCCTCCGTTGTAACCGGCATGCTCAGCAAAGGCAACGGCGATTTCAGCCTGGACAACGTCGCCTTCGGCCCCTACATCATCCGCGTCAATTTCATGGGATACACCACCCTTTTCAAAAAGGTGACCGTTACCCCGCAAACCATGGCGCAGGATCTGGGCAACATCCGCCTCGAGCCCAACGTAAAAGCCCTCAGCGAAGTGGAGGTAACCGGCCAGCGGTCGGCCTTCCAGATGGCGATCGATAAAAAAGTGTTCAACGTAGACCGAAACCTCACTTCCGTAGGCGGAACGGCCACCGACGTGCTGAAAAGCGTGCCCTCCGTGAACGTGGATATCGACGGGAATGTGCAGGTCCGCAACTCTTCGCCCAATATCTTCGTGGACGGAAAGCCCAGCACCCTCACCCTCGACCAGATCCCGGCAGACGCCATCGAAAGCGTGGAACTGATCACCAACCCCTCCGCCCGGTACGACGCGGAAGGCATGAGCGGCATCATCAACATCGTCCTCAAAAAGAACAAGAAAGCCGGCTTTAACGGCCAGATCCAGGGCGGCATCGGCACGAACGACAAATACAACCTGGGCGGCAACATCGCCGCGCGCCAGGGCAAATGGAACGTGTCTGCCAACTACAACCTGAACATGAACCGCAACTGGGGAGAAGGCATTACCGAGCGCGAAAACTTTGCTACCGCCACCACGCCGCAAAGCTTTATTAACCAAACGTCCGACAGCTACGGCGGCGGCAAGTTCCAGTTCGGCCGCATCGGCGTAGACTATTTCCTCGACAACCGCAATACGTTGTCGCTCTCCCAGAACATCGTGGGCGGATCGTTCAAAAACCACGACGAGCTCGGCAGCCAGTACCTCAATGAAAACAAGGGATTGACAAGCCGCAACAACCGCATCACCGACAGCAAGTTCGGCTTCAACAACTACACCACCACGCTCGGTTTCAAGCACCTGTTCGCTGAGCCCAACAAGGAACTGACGGCCGACGTGTCCATGAACAAAAGCAAGAACGACCGCAGCGGCGGCTTCGCCACCTATCCGCAAAACCTTGCGGGTGAACCGGCGGGCGATCCTTACATTCAGTCGAACAGCGGAAATGGCAATACCGACTTCTACTCCTTCCAGGCGGACTACGTAGACCCGATGGGCAAAACCGGCAAGTTCGAGACCGGCTTGAAGGGGACTTTCCGCAACTATAAAAGCATTTACGATGTGTTCGAGAACGGGCAGCATGCAGACGCCCTTTCCAACGACTACAAATACAAGGAGCAGATTTACGGCGCGTACGTGAACTATTCCAATACCGTTAAAAACTTCGGCTACCAGCTGGGTTTGCGTGCGGAACAATACGTATACTCCGGCGAGATCCCGAGCGAGAACAAAGAGTTCAAGCCCACGAAAGCCGTTCCCGGCCTGTTTCCCAGCGCGTATTTTTCCTACAAGCTGCCGAAAGAGCAGGAATTGCAGTTGAACTATTCCCGCCGCGTGAACCGTCCCAACTTCTTCCAGCTGGTGCCTTACCGCGACTTCAGCGATCCGCTGAACCACCGCGAAGGCAACCCCAACCTGAAGCCCGAATACACCAATTCGCTGGAATTCAGCTACATGAAGCAATGGAACAACCACAACATCCTCGGTTCCCTGTACTATCGCAATACCAATAACCTCATCAGCACGCTCAATACCCCGATCTCGGCCGGTAACGACACGCTGCTGACCACTTTCGTGAACGCGAACAAGAACTTCAGCTACGGCGCGGAAATAACGGTGAAGAACCAGATCGTGAAAGGATGGGATATTACCACCAACGTGAACCTGTACCAAACGGAACTGCAGGTCCACAACGACAAGGAATCCTATACCAACCGCGGTTTCAGCTGGCTGGCGAAGATCAATTCCGAGACCAAATTGCCGTATAATTTCACGTTCCAGGTAACGGCCAACTACCAGGCCCCCGCGATCACGATCCCGCAGGGAAGCGGCGGTGGCGGCGGCGGCGGACGTGGCGGCGGAGGCCCCATGGGCATGATCCCCACTTCCGCACAGGGCACCATCAAGGGCCTCAGCGCGGTAGACCTGGCGCTTAAAAAGGATTTCCTGAAGAACAGGGCGGCGTCCGTTACGCTGGCGCTCAGCGACGTGTTCAACACCCGCCAGTTCGAGCTCGACCAGTCGTCGATGTTCTTCTCGCAATACATGCTGCGCAAGCGCGAATCCCGCATCCTGCGCCTCAACTTCTCCTACCGTTTCGGCAAAATGGACACTAACCTGTTCAAACGCCGCAACAACCGCTCCAGCGCGGAAGGTATGCAGATGGAAGGCGGTCAGGGAGGGTTCTGA
- a CDS encoding MG2 domain-containing protein — MQQTSLKKLRKLMVAGLLGLCFWGASGFAKPDDWTERIIQALEKFINNYPQEKVYLHLDKDYYAAGETIWFSGYVTLNDLPAYGARNLYAELRDAKGAIVQKELLLVYDGGASGEFSLPENTKPGLYQLRAYTAWMLNFDTTFMFFKNIQVFDPKTGKAGEAAAPKEYSVQFFPEGGDLITDVSSAVAFKAIDENGYPAKVAGVVKDSKGAQVAVIETLHDGMGSFELKPAAGETYKAVVTNAGGQQKSFDLPAVKPSGIALKVYNRGARIFYLTGFNNLEASQNDMLLIAQMHNQVIYKADLNVAEGKVSGLIPATNLPSGIMQLTVFDNKGTPLTERIVYVKGKTDSLEFFLDPQELNKGPRQRTELVLQVPDSMRGRISASITDADQVAYDPYANNIMSHTFLTSDLKGYVHNPFYYFRDTSAKAAQALDLVMMTNGWRRFSWQEILQDKFPTIKYPYEQGVTITGKAMTPARQPLQGGNVNFLIRIPRDSTQSFLMAPIQPNGTFALNNLVFGDTALFYFQGQRDTKQNREVVVEFDRHFFDVYAPVKTPIPLLPPPPMDNRILKNYLATVMEGNSVNRMITNRTIQLKTVDVNAKKPSAEQTTSSRYASGMFSSDNGYTFDLTNETPTNFNVFQYLQARVPGLQIQGDMSNPSLSWRGGAPGVFLDQMPVDVGTVANIPMADVALIKVFRPPFMGGFGGANGAIAIWTRKGGDSRPDPNAKKLELLKKGGYRIIKEFYSPDYSVKKAQHELPDKRLTLYWNPNLVVDTISHTARMIFYNNDQTKNFRVVVESMDQFGRVGRVEKNF, encoded by the coding sequence ATGCAACAAACATCCCTGAAAAAGCTCCGCAAGCTAATGGTAGCCGGTCTTCTCGGCCTTTGCTTCTGGGGCGCTTCGGGCTTCGCCAAACCCGACGACTGGACAGAACGCATCATTCAGGCTTTAGAAAAATTCATCAATAATTACCCGCAGGAAAAGGTGTATCTGCACCTGGACAAGGATTATTACGCTGCCGGGGAAACGATCTGGTTCTCGGGGTATGTGACCCTGAACGACCTTCCCGCCTACGGCGCCCGTAACCTCTACGCCGAGCTCCGCGATGCGAAAGGGGCCATCGTGCAGAAGGAGCTCCTTCTCGTGTACGACGGCGGCGCGTCGGGCGAATTCTCGCTACCGGAAAACACCAAGCCCGGTCTCTACCAGCTCCGCGCCTACACTGCCTGGATGCTGAACTTCGATACCACCTTCATGTTCTTTAAAAACATCCAGGTGTTCGACCCCAAAACCGGCAAAGCCGGCGAAGCGGCCGCACCTAAGGAATATTCCGTTCAGTTCTTCCCCGAAGGCGGCGACCTCATCACCGACGTGAGCAGTGCCGTAGCCTTCAAAGCCATCGATGAAAACGGGTACCCTGCCAAGGTGGCCGGGGTCGTGAAAGACTCCAAAGGCGCACAGGTAGCGGTCATCGAAACGTTGCACGACGGCATGGGGAGCTTCGAACTGAAACCCGCAGCAGGCGAAACCTATAAAGCGGTGGTCACCAATGCAGGCGGACAGCAAAAATCGTTCGACCTCCCCGCTGTCAAGCCTTCCGGCATTGCCCTCAAAGTTTATAACCGCGGCGCGCGCATCTTCTACCTGACCGGCTTCAATAACCTCGAAGCTTCGCAAAACGACATGCTCCTCATCGCGCAGATGCATAACCAGGTGATTTACAAGGCCGATCTGAATGTGGCCGAAGGCAAAGTGAGCGGGCTTATCCCTGCTACCAACCTCCCTTCCGGCATCATGCAACTGACCGTGTTCGACAACAAAGGCACGCCGCTCACCGAGCGCATCGTATATGTGAAAGGGAAAACCGATTCGCTGGAGTTTTTCCTCGACCCCCAGGAGCTGAACAAAGGGCCCCGCCAACGTACGGAACTGGTGCTGCAGGTCCCCGATTCCATGCGCGGCCGCATTTCCGCATCCATCACCGATGCCGACCAGGTGGCCTACGACCCTTACGCCAACAACATCATGAGCCATACCTTCCTCACGTCCGATCTCAAAGGTTATGTGCACAATCCCTTCTATTATTTCCGGGATACCAGCGCAAAAGCGGCCCAGGCGCTCGACCTGGTGATGATGACGAACGGGTGGCGCAGGTTCAGCTGGCAGGAAATCCTGCAGGATAAATTCCCCACCATCAAATACCCGTACGAGCAGGGCGTTACCATCACCGGTAAAGCCATGACGCCCGCGCGGCAGCCTTTGCAGGGCGGGAACGTCAATTTCCTCATCCGCATTCCGAGAGACAGTACGCAGAGCTTCCTCATGGCGCCCATCCAGCCAAACGGCACGTTCGCGCTCAACAATCTCGTTTTCGGCGATACGGCCCTCTTCTATTTCCAGGGCCAGCGGGATACCAAGCAAAACCGCGAAGTGGTGGTGGAATTCGACCGGCATTTCTTTGACGTGTACGCGCCGGTGAAAACGCCCATTCCGTTGCTGCCGCCGCCACCGATGGATAACCGGATCCTGAAAAATTACCTCGCCACCGTCATGGAAGGCAACAGCGTAAACCGGATGATCACCAACCGGACGATCCAGCTGAAAACGGTGGACGTAAACGCCAAAAAGCCCTCGGCCGAACAAACCACATCGTCGCGCTACGCGAGCGGGATGTTCAGCAGCGATAACGGCTATACCTTCGACCTGACCAACGAAACGCCCACGAATTTCAACGTGTTCCAATACCTCCAGGCCCGCGTGCCCGGTTTACAGATCCAGGGAGACATGAGCAACCCGAGCCTCAGCTGGCGCGGCGGCGCTCCCGGCGTGTTCCTCGACCAGATGCCCGTGGATGTGGGCACGGTGGCTAACATTCCCATGGCCGATGTTGCCCTCATCAAGGTGTTCCGCCCCCCGTTCATGGGCGGTTTCGGCGGCGCCAACGGTGCCATCGCCATCTGGACGCGCAAGGGCGGCGATTCCCGTCCTGACCCGAACGCCAAAAAACTGGAGCTCCTGAAGAAAGGCGGTTACCGCATCATCAAGGAATTCTACAGCCCGGACTACTCCGTGAAAAAAGCCCAGCACGAGCTGCCCGACAAGCGCCTCACGCTCTACTGGAACCCGAACCTGGTGGTAGATACCATCAGCCATACAGCCCGGATGATCTTCTACAACAACGACCAGACGAAGAATTTCCGCGTGGTTGTTGAGTCGATGGACCAATTCGGCCGCGTAGGCAGGGTGGAGAAAAACTTCTAA
- a CDS encoding (Fe-S)-binding protein: MQIKTMAEYFAEGETPEVLFWVGCAGSIDQRSQKITRAFAEILTRTGTRFAVLGKEEACTGDPARRAGNEFLFQMMAYNNIQVLNNYGVKKIVTACPHCFNTLKNEYPELGGHYEVMHHTTFLQGLINEGRIKMKEGGSFKGKKITYHDSCYLGRANGIYEAPRAVLEALDAELVEMKRCGSRGMCCGAGGAQMFKEEEKGTTRVNFERGREAVDTGAEIIASNCPFCMTMLTDGVKETGKEDSVKVLDLAELIARDMQE; the protein is encoded by the coding sequence ATGCAGATCAAGACCATGGCCGAATACTTTGCCGAAGGCGAAACGCCCGAAGTGCTTTTCTGGGTGGGATGCGCCGGCAGCATCGACCAACGTTCGCAAAAGATCACGCGCGCCTTCGCCGAAATCCTCACCCGCACCGGCACCAGATTCGCCGTACTGGGCAAGGAAGAAGCCTGCACCGGCGACCCCGCCCGCCGCGCCGGCAACGAGTTCCTGTTCCAGATGATGGCGTACAACAACATCCAGGTACTGAATAATTATGGCGTGAAGAAGATCGTGACGGCCTGCCCGCATTGCTTCAACACGCTTAAAAACGAATACCCCGAACTGGGCGGTCATTATGAAGTGATGCACCACACCACTTTCCTGCAGGGCCTCATCAACGAAGGCCGCATCAAAATGAAGGAAGGCGGCAGCTTCAAAGGGAAAAAGATCACTTATCACGACTCCTGCTACCTCGGCCGTGCCAACGGTATCTACGAAGCCCCCCGCGCCGTGCTCGAAGCCCTCGACGCCGAGCTCGTGGAAATGAAACGCTGCGGCAGCCGCGGGATGTGCTGCGGGGCCGGCGGCGCACAAATGTTCAAGGAAGAGGAAAAAGGGACGACCCGCGTCAATTTCGAACGGGGACGCGAAGCGGTAGACACCGGCGCGGAGATCATCGCCTCCAACTGCCCGTTCTGCATGACCATGCTCACAGACGGCGTCAAGGAAACCGGGAAGGAAGACAGCGTGAAAGTGCTGGACCTGGCCGAGCTCATCGCCCGCGACATGCAGGAATAG